The following proteins are encoded in a genomic region of Triticum dicoccoides isolate Atlit2015 ecotype Zavitan chromosome 1B, WEW_v2.0, whole genome shotgun sequence:
- the LOC119346641 gene encoding protein LSD1 has translation MPVPLAPYPTPPVPFTPPAPNAGAQSQLVCSGCRNLLMYPAGATSVCCAVCSTVTAVPAPGTEMAQLVCGGCHTLLMYIRGATSVQCSCCHTVNLAMEANQVAHVNCGSCRMLLMYQYGARSVKCAVCSFVTSVGASSGAEQKPSN, from the exons ATGCCGGTTCCTCTTGCCCCTTACCCAACCCCTCCTGTGCCCTTCACACCACCGGCTCCCAATGCAG GGGCTCAAAGCCAACTTGTCTGCTCCGGGTGCCGGAATCTGCTCATGTATCCTGCCGGCGCAACGTCGGTCTGCTGCGCAGTTTGCAGTACCGTGACCGCTGTTCCGGCTCCCG GGACTGAGATGGCGCAGCTAGTTTGCGGGGGATGCCACACTCTTCTCATGTACATACGCGGCGCCACAAGTGTACAGTGTTCTTGCTGCCACACTGTCAACCTGGCAATGGAAG CGAATCAGGTTGCGCATGTAAACTGCGGGAGTTGCCGAATGCTGCTCATGTACCAGTATGGCGCGAGGTCCGTCAAATGTGCAGTCTGCAGTTTCGTCACATCAGTTGGG GCATCATCAGGTGCAGAGCAGAAGCCCAGCAACTGA